Proteins encoded by one window of Erwinia pyrifoliae DSM 12163:
- the osmY gene encoding molecular chaperone OsmY, with protein MMKTNIAKTLMAVMVGSVLVSGSALADESMTNKAQSSADSAGARFDSSMKKVGGYMDDSGVTAKVKAALVDDEAIKSTDISVETHSGVVTLNGFVTTQDQAEKAVAVAKKVEGVKSVSDKLHVKDSTKQTVSGYAGDTATTSEIKAKLLADDIVPSRHVKVETTNGVVQLSGSVKTQAQSERAEGIAKAIEGVKSVKNDLSVKP; from the coding sequence ATGATGAAGACTAACATTGCAAAAACTCTGATGGCAGTAATGGTAGGGTCTGTACTGGTAAGCGGCTCTGCGCTGGCAGACGAGTCGATGACCAATAAAGCGCAGTCAAGCGCTGACAGCGCCGGTGCCAGGTTTGACAGCTCAATGAAAAAAGTGGGCGGCTATATGGATGACAGCGGCGTTACCGCTAAGGTAAAAGCGGCGCTGGTGGATGATGAAGCGATCAAAAGTACCGATATCTCTGTCGAGACCCACAGCGGTGTGGTCACGCTAAACGGCTTCGTGACCACGCAGGATCAGGCGGAAAAAGCGGTAGCGGTAGCGAAGAAAGTCGAAGGCGTCAAATCCGTTAGCGATAAACTGCATGTGAAAGACAGCACCAAACAGACCGTTAGCGGTTATGCCGGCGACACGGCAACCACCAGCGAAATCAAAGCTAAACTGTTAGCTGACGATATTGTTCCCTCACGCCATGTGAAAGTGGAAACCACCAACGGTGTGGTACAGCTGAGCGGTTCGGTGAAAACTCAGGCACAGTCTGAACGTGCCGAAGGCATTGCTAAAGCCATTGAAGGCGTGAAAAGCGTTAAAAACGATCTGAGCGTTAAGCCGTAA
- a CDS encoding DUF1328 domain-containing protein → MFRWGIIFLVIALIAAALGFGGLAGTAAWAAKVVFVVGIVIFLISLFTGRKKL, encoded by the coding sequence ATGTTTCGTTGGGGTATTATCTTCCTGGTTATCGCGTTGATTGCAGCGGCATTAGGTTTTGGTGGTCTGGCGGGTACGGCAGCATGGGCTGCTAAGGTTGTCTTCGTTGTCGGTATCGTTATCTTCCTGATCAGCCTGTTTACCGGGCGCAAGAAGTTATAG
- a CDS encoding patatin family protein — protein MGIHIPITPGNTEPLRLQRFRPGKLALVCEGGGQRGIFTAGVLDEFQRALFNPFHLMLGTSAGAQNLSAFVCAQPGYARRVITRYTTSKLFFDPLRFMRGGHLLDLDWLIDITRQELPLAIDAGEKLFASGREFYMCACRSDDYSASYFAPTSENWHDLIRASSAIPGFYRPGVNLSGVSYLDGGISDAIPVREAARRGAETIVVIRTVPPQTTLTPHWLKRAECWLSDGALQPLINIMRLHEESYLQTEHFINQPPGKLRIIEIYPPHPLSSMALGSRVASLNKDYHLGRRCGRYFLATLGQRLNDDAQQMRQQIVIPPAPVANEADRLGADTDYDKGSLA, from the coding sequence TTGGGCATACATATTCCGATTACCCCTGGCAACACCGAGCCGTTAAGGTTGCAGCGATTCCGGCCAGGCAAGCTTGCCCTGGTGTGTGAAGGCGGCGGACAGCGCGGTATCTTTACTGCGGGCGTGCTTGACGAATTTCAACGTGCTCTCTTCAACCCCTTTCATTTAATGCTTGGCACCTCCGCTGGTGCGCAAAACCTTTCAGCCTTTGTCTGCGCTCAACCGGGTTATGCCCGCCGGGTGATCACGCGTTACACCACCAGCAAATTGTTCTTTGATCCTCTGCGGTTTATGCGCGGCGGGCATTTGCTCGATCTTGACTGGCTGATTGATATCACGCGCCAGGAGCTGCCGCTGGCGATTGACGCCGGTGAGAAGCTGTTTGCATCCGGGCGCGAATTCTATATGTGTGCCTGCCGCAGCGACGATTACAGCGCCAGCTACTTCGCGCCCACTTCAGAAAACTGGCACGATTTAATCAGGGCTTCCAGCGCCATTCCGGGCTTCTATCGTCCCGGCGTTAACCTGTCGGGCGTCAGCTATCTGGATGGCGGTATCAGCGATGCCATTCCGGTGCGTGAGGCGGCGCGGCGCGGGGCTGAAACTATCGTCGTTATCCGCACCGTGCCACCGCAAACTACCTTGACGCCGCACTGGCTGAAAAGGGCGGAATGCTGGTTGAGCGATGGCGCACTGCAACCGCTAATTAACATTATGCGGCTGCATGAAGAAAGCTATCTTCAGACCGAGCATTTCATCAACCAGCCGCCGGGTAAGTTACGCATTATTGAAATCTATCCGCCGCATCCGCTGTCCAGCATGGCGCTCGGCAGCCGGGTGGCCTCGTTGAATAAAGATTATCATCTGGGCAGACGCTGCGGACGTTACTTCCTTGCCACGCTTGGCCAGCGGCTGAACGATGATGCTCAACAGATGCGTCAGCAGATTGTGATACCGCCTGCCCCCGTGGCCAATGAGGCAGACCGTCTGGGAGCTGATACTGATTATGACAAGGGGTCGCTGGCATGA
- a CDS encoding metal-dependent hydrolase, producing the protein MTPCFVDTHCHFDFPPFVGDEEASLQRAAQAGVEKMIAVSVSATRFDRVMALAERHYAVYAALGLHPMAVAEHNEQSLVALEQHLQRRHHKVVAIGEIGLDLFIDNPQFERQQALLDAQLRLARDYSLPVILHSRRTHDKLAQQLRRFDLARRGVVHGFAGSEQQALAFIRAGYAIGVGGTITYERASKTRQTIARLPLTSLVLETDSPDMPLQGFQGQPNRPERVRDIWHALCALRDESPQQITETLRENTRTLFGV; encoded by the coding sequence ATGACGCCATGTTTTGTCGATACGCACTGCCATTTCGATTTTCCGCCCTTCGTTGGCGATGAAGAGGCAAGTCTGCAACGGGCGGCTCAGGCCGGGGTTGAGAAAATGATTGCCGTCAGCGTATCGGCCACGCGTTTTGATCGGGTGATGGCGCTGGCAGAACGGCATTATGCGGTGTATGCCGCGCTTGGGCTGCATCCGATGGCGGTGGCAGAGCATAATGAGCAAAGCCTTGTCGCACTTGAACAGCATCTGCAACGGCGTCATCACAAAGTGGTCGCCATCGGCGAAATCGGCCTCGATCTGTTTATCGATAACCCGCAGTTTGAGCGGCAACAGGCACTGCTTGATGCGCAGCTGCGCCTGGCGCGTGATTACAGTCTGCCGGTGATCCTGCATTCGCGCCGCACTCATGACAAGCTGGCGCAGCAGCTGCGGCGTTTCGATCTGGCCAGGCGTGGCGTGGTGCACGGTTTTGCCGGAAGTGAACAGCAGGCGCTGGCGTTTATCCGTGCCGGATATGCGATTGGCGTCGGGGGTACTATCACCTATGAACGCGCCAGCAAAACTCGTCAAACCATTGCCCGTCTGCCGCTGACCTCACTGGTGCTGGAAACCGACTCACCCGATATGCCGCTGCAAGGTTTTCAGGGGCAGCCCAACCGCCCTGAGCGAGTCAGAGATATCTGGCACGCCCTGTGCGCTCTGCGCGATGAATCCCCGCAACAAATAACCGAAACGCTACGCGAGAATACCCGTACTCTGTTTGGCGTGTGA
- the deoC gene encoding deoxyribose-phosphate aldolase, whose product MSDAKAQALRALQLMDLTTLNDDDTDANVIGLCRQAKSPAGNTAAICIYPRFIPLARKTLREQGTPEIRIATVTNFPHGNDDIDIALAETRAAIAYGADEVDVVFPYRALIAGNETVGFELVKACKQACSAANVLLKVIIESGELKEEALIRQASEIAIDAGADFIKTSTGKVSVNATPAVAEIMMRTIAAKGVHQQVGFKPAGGVRTADDAALYLQLADDILGPDWADARHFRFGASSLLASLLNAAGFSAATSDSDY is encoded by the coding sequence ATGTCCGATGCCAAAGCTCAGGCGCTGCGCGCGCTGCAACTGATGGATCTCACCACGCTCAATGATGACGATACTGATGCCAACGTGATCGGCCTTTGTCGCCAGGCGAAATCCCCGGCCGGTAACACCGCCGCCATCTGCATCTATCCGCGCTTTATTCCGCTGGCGCGCAAAACGCTGCGTGAGCAGGGGACGCCGGAAATCCGTATTGCCACAGTGACCAACTTCCCACATGGCAATGATGATATTGATATTGCGCTGGCGGAAACCCGTGCGGCGATTGCCTACGGGGCAGATGAAGTTGACGTGGTATTCCCGTACCGTGCGCTGATCGCCGGTAATGAAACTGTCGGCTTTGAGCTGGTAAAGGCCTGTAAGCAGGCGTGTTCAGCGGCGAATGTGCTGCTAAAAGTCATCATTGAAAGCGGTGAGCTGAAAGAGGAAGCGCTGATCCGTCAAGCCTCTGAAATAGCCATCGATGCCGGCGCTGATTTTATCAAAACGTCCACCGGAAAAGTGTCGGTCAACGCCACGCCAGCGGTAGCGGAGATCATGATGCGTACTATTGCCGCGAAAGGCGTTCACCAGCAGGTGGGCTTTAAGCCAGCCGGTGGCGTGCGTACCGCAGACGATGCGGCGCTGTATTTGCAGCTGGCAGACGATATCCTTGGCCCGGACTGGGCCGATGCGCGCCATTTCCGTTTCGGTGCATCCAGCCTGCTCGCCAGCCTGTTAAACGCGGCGGGTTTCAGCGCCGCTACCAGCGACAGCGACTATTAA
- the deoA gene encoding thymidine phosphorylase: MFLPQEIIRKKRDGHALSEEEIRLFINGVCDNSVSEGQIAALAMAIWFRDMTLPERVALTMAMRDSGSVLSWKALDLNGPVVDKHSTGGVGDVTSLMLGPMVAACGGYVPMISGRGLGHTGGTLDKLEAIPGFDIFPQDDRFRQIIKQVGVAIVGQTRSLAPADKRFYATRDITATVDSIPLIAASILAKKLAEGLDALVMDVKVGSGALMPALEQSEALAQAIFGVANGAGCHTTVLLTDMNQALASRAGNALEVREAVQFLTGEYRNPRLLEVTMALCSEMLLSGGLAQSGDEAQIKLQAVLDNGAAAEVFARMVAAQKGPTDFIERIDSYLPVPMLSKAVYANTSGIVSAMDTRALGMAVVALGGGRRRASDSIDYSVGFSDLVQLGDKVGSQRPLAVIHAASEAGWQQAARALQHAVVVGQVAPASTPVIYRRISQ, from the coding sequence GTGTTTCTGCCACAAGAAATTATCCGCAAAAAACGTGATGGTCATGCACTAAGCGAAGAAGAGATCCGTCTGTTTATTAACGGCGTGTGTGACAACTCGGTTTCCGAGGGGCAGATCGCCGCGCTGGCGATGGCCATCTGGTTTCGTGATATGACGCTGCCGGAGCGTGTGGCGCTGACGATGGCGATGCGCGATTCCGGTTCGGTACTCAGCTGGAAAGCGCTGGATCTCAACGGCCCGGTGGTGGACAAACACTCAACCGGCGGCGTGGGCGATGTCACGTCGCTGATGCTTGGCCCAATGGTGGCTGCCTGTGGCGGCTATGTGCCGATGATCTCCGGCCGTGGGCTGGGTCATACCGGCGGCACGCTGGATAAACTGGAAGCCATTCCCGGTTTTGATATTTTCCCGCAGGACGACCGGTTCCGCCAGATTATCAAACAGGTAGGGGTGGCGATCGTCGGCCAGACCCGGTCGCTGGCTCCGGCGGATAAGCGCTTCTATGCCACGCGTGATATTACCGCCACGGTAGATTCAATCCCGCTTATTGCTGCCTCGATCCTCGCCAAGAAACTGGCTGAAGGTCTTGATGCCTTGGTCATGGACGTGAAAGTGGGTTCCGGGGCGCTGATGCCTGCTCTTGAACAATCCGAAGCGCTGGCGCAGGCCATTTTTGGCGTAGCAAACGGTGCCGGTTGTCACACCACCGTGCTGTTAACCGATATGAACCAGGCGCTGGCTTCCCGCGCCGGTAATGCGCTGGAAGTGCGTGAAGCGGTGCAGTTCCTGACCGGCGAATACCGCAATCCGCGCCTGCTGGAAGTGACGATGGCGCTGTGCAGCGAAATGTTGCTCTCCGGCGGGCTGGCGCAGTCAGGCGATGAAGCGCAGATTAAGCTGCAGGCGGTGCTGGACAACGGTGCCGCCGCCGAGGTGTTTGCGCGCATGGTAGCGGCGCAGAAGGGGCCGACTGACTTTATCGAGCGTATCGACAGTTATCTGCCTGTCCCGATGCTGAGCAAAGCGGTTTATGCCAACACCAGCGGCATCGTCAGCGCGATGGACACCCGTGCGCTGGGGATGGCGGTAGTGGCGCTGGGCGGCGGTCGCCGCCGGGCCAGCGACAGCATTGACTACAGCGTTGGCTTCAGCGACCTGGTGCAGCTGGGCGATAAGGTGGGTAGCCAGCGTCCGCTGGCGGTGATCCATGCTGCCAGCGAAGCCGGCTGGCAGCAGGCCGCTCGGGCCTTGCAGCACGCCGTCGTTGTCGGGCAGGTGGCGCCGGCATCAACGCCAGTTATTTATCGCAGAATCTCGCAATAA
- the deoB gene encoding phosphopentomutase, producing the protein MKRAFIMVLDSFGIGASKDADKFGDKGADTLGHIAGACFRGEADKGRQGPLHLPNLTALGLGKAAEASSGKFPPGLDGNAEIIGAYAYASELSSGKDTPSGHWEIAGVPVLFDWGYFSDTQNSFPQELLDLLVEKAELPGYLGNCHSSGTVILDQLGEEHMKSGKPIFYTSADSVFQIACHEETFGLERLYALCEIAREALTEGGYNIGRVIARPFVGDKPGHFERTGNRHDLAVEPPAPTVLKKLVDEQGGEVISVGKIADIYAHVGITKKVKATGLDALFDATVGEMRTAPDNSIVFTNFVDFDSTWGHRRDVPGYAAGLELFDRRLPELMAQVKEGDILILTADHGCDPSWHGTEHTREHIPVLIFGPGVKPGDYGYRETFADIGQTVAHYFGLSPMAYGKPLF; encoded by the coding sequence ATGAAACGTGCATTTATCATGGTGCTGGATTCTTTCGGAATAGGGGCCAGCAAAGACGCTGATAAATTCGGCGATAAAGGCGCAGATACCCTCGGCCATATTGCCGGGGCGTGCTTCAGGGGGGAAGCAGACAAGGGGCGTCAAGGCCCGCTCCATCTACCCAATCTGACCGCGTTAGGCTTAGGTAAAGCGGCAGAGGCCTCAAGCGGGAAGTTTCCGCCGGGGCTGGATGGAAATGCTGAAATTATCGGTGCTTACGCCTATGCCAGCGAACTTTCCTCCGGCAAAGACACGCCGTCAGGCCACTGGGAAATTGCTGGCGTACCGGTGCTGTTTGACTGGGGCTACTTTAGCGACACCCAGAACAGCTTCCCGCAGGAACTGCTCGATTTGCTGGTGGAAAAAGCCGAGCTGCCCGGCTATCTCGGCAACTGTCATTCATCCGGAACGGTGATCCTTGACCAGCTTGGCGAAGAGCATATGAAGAGCGGAAAACCGATCTTCTATACCTCCGCCGACTCGGTGTTCCAGATTGCCTGTCATGAAGAGACTTTCGGCCTTGAGCGTCTCTATGCACTCTGTGAAATAGCACGCGAAGCCTTGACCGAAGGCGGTTACAATATTGGTCGCGTGATTGCACGCCCATTTGTTGGCGATAAGCCGGGCCACTTCGAGCGCACCGGCAACCGCCACGATCTGGCGGTAGAACCCCCGGCACCGACCGTTTTGAAAAAACTGGTCGATGAGCAGGGCGGAGAGGTGATCTCCGTCGGTAAAATCGCCGATATCTATGCCCATGTTGGCATTACCAAAAAGGTCAAGGCTACCGGCCTGGATGCGCTGTTTGATGCCACGGTTGGCGAAATGAGAACCGCGCCGGACAACAGCATCGTGTTCACCAATTTCGTTGATTTTGATTCGACGTGGGGGCATCGCCGCGATGTCCCAGGCTATGCCGCCGGGCTGGAGCTGTTCGATCGCCGCCTGCCGGAACTGATGGCGCAGGTGAAAGAGGGGGATATTCTGATCCTCACGGCGGATCACGGCTGCGACCCAAGCTGGCACGGAACTGAGCACACGCGTGAGCATATCCCGGTACTTATCTTCGGGCCGGGCGTCAAGCCGGGTGATTATGGCTATCGTGAGACGTTCGCCGATATTGGCCAGACGGTTGCCCACTATTTTGGCCTGTCACCGATGGCTTACGGCAAACCACTCTTCTGA
- the deoD gene encoding purine-nucleoside phosphorylase produces the protein MATPHINAEMGDFADVVLMPGDPLRAKHIAETFLQDAVEVNNVRGMLGYTGTYKGRKISVMGHGMGIPSCSIYAKELITEFGVKKIIRVGSCGAVRSDVKLRDVVIGMGACTDSKVNRMRFKDHDFAAIADFDMVRNAVDAAQALGVKARVGNIFSADLFYTPDPQMFDVMEKYGILGVEMEAAGIYGVAAEFGAKALAICTVSDHIRTHEQTTAAERQTTFSEMIEIALESVLLGDKA, from the coding sequence ATGGCTACGCCTCATATTAACGCTGAGATGGGTGATTTCGCTGACGTGGTGCTGATGCCCGGCGATCCGCTGCGCGCTAAACATATTGCTGAAACCTTCCTGCAGGATGCGGTAGAAGTGAACAACGTGCGCGGCATGCTGGGTTATACCGGCACCTATAAAGGCCGCAAAATCTCGGTAATGGGACACGGTATGGGCATCCCTTCCTGCTCAATCTACGCCAAAGAACTCATCACTGAATTCGGCGTGAAGAAGATCATCCGCGTTGGCTCATGCGGCGCGGTGCGCAGCGATGTGAAGCTGCGTGATGTGGTGATTGGCATGGGAGCCTGTACCGATTCCAAAGTGAACCGTATGCGTTTCAAAGATCATGATTTTGCAGCGATTGCTGATTTCGATATGGTACGCAACGCGGTAGATGCGGCGCAGGCGCTGGGCGTGAAGGCCCGCGTGGGGAATATTTTCTCCGCCGATCTGTTCTACACGCCGGACCCGCAGATGTTCGACGTGATGGAGAAATACGGCATTCTCGGCGTGGAAATGGAAGCAGCCGGTATTTACGGCGTCGCGGCAGAGTTTGGGGCCAAAGCGCTGGCGATCTGCACCGTGTCGGATCATATCCGCACCCACGAGCAGACCACCGCCGCCGAGCGCCAGACCACCTTTAGCGAGATGATTGAGATCGCGCTGGAGTCGGTTCTGCTGGGTGATAAAGCGTAA
- the yjjJ gene encoding type II toxin-antitoxin system HipA family toxin YjjJ — translation MSELTTLLLQGPLDAASLQARLGISQATLSRLIKSQPQVLKYGRARATRYALLRPLREVSQFPLWQIDITGQAHAAGQLYSIWPAGSCVVQDASASWHYYPGLPWYLSDMRPQGFLGRAWGRDCAQQLALPEDIRQWNDDHCLLALSSRGADVTGSWLIGQHSYQQWLQQPRPAAAVMLADKATCYPQLASQVLAGEQPGSSAGGEQPKFASLAELADGSLAHVLVKFTPARANENSQRWCDLLRAEALALRLMQQHGLAAAQTAAIAADSGQLFLEVVRFDRTGENGRRSMVSLEAVQAEFIGNSHHWPAALRQLVQQKRLSERDAQRGILQWAFGRLIANGDMHAGNLSFFLTEGGLRLTPAYDMLPMSFAPNSAGYMRDSAVELRLDDSVSQHQWQTALEMAGQYWQSISAESAFSAGFRQLATEMQRNLPGLAGQIARMA, via the coding sequence ATGAGCGAACTGACGACACTGCTGTTACAGGGGCCGCTGGATGCCGCCAGCCTCCAGGCGCGGCTCGGCATCAGCCAGGCCACGCTGTCCCGCCTGATTAAGTCCCAGCCGCAGGTGCTGAAATACGGTCGCGCCCGCGCCACGCGCTATGCCCTGCTGCGACCGCTGCGCGAGGTCAGTCAGTTTCCATTGTGGCAAATAGATATAACCGGTCAGGCCCACGCAGCCGGGCAACTCTATAGCATCTGGCCGGCGGGAAGCTGCGTGGTGCAGGACGCGAGCGCCAGCTGGCACTACTATCCCGGATTACCCTGGTATTTAAGCGATATGCGCCCGCAGGGTTTTCTCGGGCGGGCGTGGGGGCGCGACTGCGCGCAGCAACTGGCGCTGCCGGAAGATATCCGCCAGTGGAACGACGATCATTGTCTGCTGGCACTGAGCAGCCGGGGTGCAGACGTCACGGGCAGTTGGCTGATTGGTCAGCATAGCTACCAGCAGTGGCTGCAACAACCGCGTCCGGCGGCGGCGGTGATGTTGGCCGATAAAGCCACCTGCTATCCGCAGCTGGCCAGCCAGGTTCTGGCAGGCGAGCAACCCGGCTCCTCTGCGGGGGGCGAACAGCCCAAATTTGCCAGCCTGGCCGAGCTGGCCGACGGCAGTCTGGCTCATGTGTTAGTTAAATTTACCCCGGCACGCGCCAACGAAAACAGCCAGCGCTGGTGCGATCTGCTGCGCGCCGAGGCGCTGGCGTTGCGGCTGATGCAGCAGCACGGGCTGGCAGCAGCGCAGACGGCGGCGATCGCCGCCGACAGCGGTCAGCTGTTCCTTGAGGTGGTGCGTTTTGACCGCACAGGGGAAAACGGGCGGCGCAGCATGGTCTCGCTTGAGGCGGTGCAGGCAGAGTTTATCGGCAATTCACACCACTGGCCTGCTGCGTTACGGCAGCTGGTACAGCAGAAGCGCCTGAGCGAGCGCGATGCACAGCGCGGCATCTTGCAGTGGGCGTTTGGTCGTCTGATTGCCAATGGCGATATGCACGCCGGCAACCTGTCGTTTTTCCTCACCGAAGGCGGCTTACGACTGACGCCAGCCTATGACATGTTGCCGATGAGCTTCGCGCCGAACAGCGCGGGTTATATGCGCGACAGCGCCGTGGAGCTGCGGCTTGATGACAGCGTGAGCCAGCACCAGTGGCAAACCGCGCTGGAAATGGCCGGGCAATACTGGCAGTCAATCAGCGCAGAGAGCGCCTTCAGTGCGGGCTTCAGGCAGCTGGCGACGGAGATGCAGCGCAATCTGCCCGGGCTGGCCGGGCAGATTGCGCGTATGGCCTGA
- a CDS encoding YtjB family periplasmic protein, giving the protein MAKAKIKFRLHRTAIVLICLALLVVLMQGASWFSLSHQAARSEQVEELAHTLTRQVAWSLTPLMDNTDDNQQKIVDTLNQLTHESRILDISLYDGAGNLVARSGENINVRDRLALDGQRAGSYFNHQIVQPLESKDGPGGFLRVTLDTHVLVTEAKQVDNTTNILRLMMLLALAIGIILTRTLLRDRRTRWQQSPFLLTANNPVKEDNEDDLPSATSEK; this is encoded by the coding sequence ATGGCAAAAGCCAAAATCAAGTTTCGCCTGCACCGCACGGCGATCGTACTGATCTGCCTTGCGTTACTGGTTGTGCTCATGCAGGGCGCATCATGGTTCAGTCTGAGCCATCAGGCGGCACGTTCCGAACAGGTTGAGGAGCTGGCGCATACGCTGACCCGTCAGGTCGCCTGGAGTCTGACGCCGCTGATGGATAATACCGACGATAATCAGCAAAAAATCGTCGATACGCTTAATCAGCTGACGCATGAAAGCCGTATTCTTGATATTTCACTGTACGATGGCGCGGGCAACCTGGTGGCGCGCAGCGGTGAAAATATCAATGTGCGCGATCGCCTGGCGCTCGACGGACAGCGCGCCGGCAGCTATTTCAACCATCAGATTGTCCAACCGCTGGAGAGCAAAGACGGCCCCGGCGGTTTTCTGCGCGTTACGCTCGACACCCATGTGTTGGTCACCGAAGCCAAACAGGTGGATAACACCACCAATATTCTGCGCCTGATGATGCTGCTGGCGCTGGCTATCGGTATTATTCTCACCCGCACGCTGCTGCGCGACCGCCGCACGCGCTGGCAGCAGTCACCGTTCCTGCTCACCGCCAATAACCCGGTGAAAGAAGATAATGAGGATGATCTGCCGTCGGCCACCTCGGAAAAATAG